One window of Pyrus communis chromosome 12, drPyrComm1.1, whole genome shotgun sequence genomic DNA carries:
- the LOC137711666 gene encoding cell division cycle protein 48 homolog, whose protein sequence is MAPPSPSAPDQSQPSSSLDPKSNKKDFSTAISERKKSPNRLVVDEAVNDDNSVISLHPSAMEKLQFFRGDTVLIKGKKRRDTICIVMADNECEEPKIRMNKVVRANLRVRLGDIVSVRLCHDVKYGKKVHILPIDDTIEGVTGSLFDAYLKPYFAEAYRPVRKGDLFLVQGMMRSIEFKIIETDPDEYCIVAPDTEIFCEGEPVKREDEERLEDVGYDDVGGVRKQMAQIRELVELPLRHPQLFKSIGVKPPKGILLYGPPGTGKTLIARAVANETGAFFFSINGPEIMSKMAGESESNLRKAFEEAEKNAPSIIFIDEIDSIAPKREKTHGEVGRRIVSQLLTLMDGLKSRAHVIVMGATNRPNSIDPALRRFGRFDREIDIGVPDEVGRLEVLRIHTKRMKLADDVDLERVAKDTHGFVGADLAALSTEAALQCIREKMDVIDLEDDTIDAEVLNSMAVTNENFQTALSSTNPSALRETVVDVPNVSWDAIGGLENVKRELQETIKLPVEHPEMFEKFGMSPSKGVLFYGPPGCGKTLLAKAIANECQANFISIKGPELLTMWFGESEANVREIFDKARQSAPCVLFFDELDSIATQRGNSVGDAGGAGDRVLNQLLTEMDGMNAKKTVFVIGATNRPDIIDPALLRPGRLDQLIYIPLPDEASRLQIFKACLRKSPISKDIDLAALARYTRGFSGADITEICQRACKYAIREDIEKDIERQRRKNENSEAMEEDETDEGPEIKPVHFEESMKHARRSVSDADIKKYQVFAQTLQQSRGFGSEFRFPQTENNGGEAAPTPFSSATVAGEEDDLYD, encoded by the exons ATGGCGCCACCTAGTCCATCTGCTCCTGATCAATCTCAGCCGTCTTCGTCCTTGGACCC GAAAAGTAACAAGAAAGATTTTTCGACCGCCATTTCGGAACGAAAGAAGTCTCCTAATCGCCTTGTTGTTGATGAAGCTGTCAATGATGATAATTCTGTGATTTCCTTGCACCCTTCTGCAATGGAAAAGCTTCAGTTTTTCCGTGGAGACACTGTTTTAATTAAG GGGAAGAAAAGGAGAGACACAATTTGCATTGTTATGGCTGATAACGAATGCGAGGAGCCGAAAATCAGAATGAACAAAGTTGTGAGAGCTAATCTTAGGGTTCGCCTCGGGGATATTGTGTCTGTTCGTCTCTGCCATGATGTCAAGTATGGAAAGAAGGTTCACATCCTTCCAATCGATGATACAATTGAAGGCGTGACAGGAAGCTTATTCGATGCATATTTGAAGC CATACTTTGCGGAAGCTTACCGCCCTGTGAGGAAGGGTGATCTTTTCCTGGTTCAGGGCATGATGCGAAGCATTGAGTTCAAGATCATTGAGACAGACCCTGATGAGTACTGCATTGTTGCACCGGATACTGAGATTTTCTGTGAGGGAGAGCCTGTCAAACGCGAGGACGAGGAAAGACTAGAGGATGTAGGATATGATGATGTTGGAGGTGTTAGAAAGCAAATGGCTCAGATACGCGAGTTAGTAGAACTGCCTCTTAGACATCCACagctcttcaaatcgattggaGTGAAACCCCCGAAGGGGATTTTACTCTATGGGCCACCCGGGACGGGGAAAACATTGATTGCAAGGGCTGTAGCAAATGAGACTGGAGCGTTCTTCTTTTCGATCAATGGACCTGAAATAATGTCCAAGATGGCAGGTGAAAGTGAAAGCAACTTGAGGAAGGCGTTTGAGGAAGCTGAAAAGAATGCACCCTCAATCATTTTTATTGATGAGATAGATTCTATTGCTCCGAAGAGGGAAAAGACCCACGGTGAAGTGGGAAGGCGTATAGTTTCCCAGCTCCTGACTTTAATGGACGGCCTTAAGTCCCGTGCACATGTCATTGTAATGGGAGCAACGAATAGGCCAAACAGCATCGACCCTGCTCTAAGGAGATTTGGAAGATTCGATAGAGAGATTGACATTGGTGTCCCGGATGAAGTTGGAAGATTGGAAGTTTTGCGAATCCATACAAAGAGGATGAAACTTGCAGATGAT GTTGATCTCGAACGAGTTGCAAAAGATACCCATGGTTTTGTTGGTGCAGATCTTGCCGCTCTCTCCACAGAGGCTGCGCTCCAGTGCATCCGTGAAAAAATGGATGTTATTGACTTGGAAGACGATACGATTGATGCTGAGGTGTTGAATTCGATGGCTGTGACGAATGAAAACTTCCAGACCGCACTGTCCTCTACAAATCCTTCTGCCTTGCGTGAAACt GTTGTGGACGTACCTAATGTTTCGTGGGATGCCATTGGCGGGTTGGAGAACGTCAAAAGAGAACTTCAAGAG ACTATTAAACTCCCCGTGGAGCATCCAGAGATGTTTGAGAAATTTGGGATGTCACCTTCAAAAGGCGTTCTCTTTTATGGACCACCTGGCTGTGGGAAAACCCTTCTCGCCAAGGCAATTGCCAATGAATGTCAGGCCAACTTCATCAGTATCAAAGGACCTGAGCTGCTAACAATGTGGTTCGGAGAAAGTGAGGCAAATGTGCGCGAGATATTTGACAAGGCTCGCCAATCCGCTCCTTGTGTTCTTTTCTTTGATGAGCTGGACTCAATTGCAACTCAG CGTGGCAATTCTGTGGGGGATGCTGGTGGTGCCGGAGACAGAGTCTTGAACCAACTTCTAACCGAAATGGATGGAATGAATGCAAAGAAAACCGTCTTTGTCATTGGGGCGACAAACAGGCCAGACATTATTGACCCGGCATTGCTCAGGCCTGGACGTCTTGACCAACTTATCTACATCCCGCTCCCAGATGAGGCTTCGCGCCTTCAGATTTTTAAAGCATGTCTGCGCAAGTCACCCATCTCTAAGGATATTGACCTAGCAGCTCTTGCCCGTTATACGCGCGGTTTTAGTGGTGCAGATATCACCGAGATATGTCAACGTGCCTGCAAATATGCCATCAGAGAAGACATTGAGAAG GATATTGAGAGGCAAAGAAGAAAGAACGAGAACTCCGAAGCCATGGAGGAAGATGAAACTGATGAGGGACCCGAGATCAAGCCAGTGCACTTTGAGGAATCGATGAAACATGCCCGAAGAAGTGTGAGTGATGCAGACATCAAGAAGTACCAGGTGTTTGCTCAGACTTTGCAACAATCTCGTGGGTTTGGATCTGAATTTCGATTTCCACAGACAGAGAACAATGGAGGAGAAGCAGCTCCAACCCCATTTTCTTCAGCCACAGTTGCTGGAGAGGAAGATGATCTCTACGATTGA
- the LOC137711155 gene encoding protein neprosin-like, whose translation MKGVGEEGFNPNPPQLPWTKLRNVISHYTTTTRQPVQCNQTQTSDSVFVPNSRQRQQQQQPTPLIKPKHSSKLAPPTYSHTSTSFSFVSMLLVLLLLVASSSLFTPALSHPVVSDSGLPRPSPANRTFRTSSEINKLTGFQVQSYLKKINKPAVKTIQSPDGDVIDCVSSHLQPAFDHPELKGKKPLEEPDRPKSHNSTDIVGESYQLWTDSGESCPQGTVPIRRTGEKDILRASSVRRFGRKPRRHVRRDSSGGGHEHAVVFVNGDQYYGAKASINVWTPRVTDQYEFSLSQIWVISGSFGHDLNTIEAGWQVSPELYGDNYPRFFTYWTTDAYQATGCYNLLCSGFVQTNNKIAIGAAISPRSSYGSRQFDIGLMVWKDPKHGHWWLEFGNGLLVGYWPAFLFSHLRSHASMVQFGGEIVNSRSRGYHTSTQMGSGQFAEAGFGKASYFRNLQVVDWDNNLLPLANLHLQADHPNCYDIRQGINNVWGTYFYYGGPGRNVRCP comes from the exons ATGAAGGGAGTAGGAGAAGAAGGATTTAATCCTAATCCACCACAACTTCCATGGACAAAACTGAGGAATGTGATATCCCACTACACAACAACAACTAGACAACCAGTCCAATGCAACCAAACACAAACTTCTGATTCCGTTTTTGTACCAAACAGTAGACAGAgacagcagcaacaacaaccTACTCCACTAATCAAACCCAAACATTCCTCTAAACTGGCTCCTCCTACTTATTCTCACACCTCCACCTCCTTCTCATTCGTCTCCATGCTTCTTGTTCTCTTACTTcttgttgcttcttcttctctctttacTCCTGCATTGTCCCACCCAGTTGTCTCGGATTCCGGCCTACCGCGCCCCTCCCCGGCCAATCGGACTTTTCGGACCAGCTCGGAGATCAACAAGTTGACGGGGTTCCAAGTCCAATcatatttaaagaaaatcaacaagCCTGCTGTCAAGACTATTCAG AGTCCAGATGGTGATGTGATAGATTGTGTTTCATCTCATCTCCAACCAGCTTTTGATCATCCTGAGCTCAAGGGGAAGAAGCCATTG GAGGAACCAGACAGGCCCAAAAGCCATAACAGCACAGATATAGTAGGTGAGAGCTATCAGCTATGGACAGACTCAGGTGAATCATGTCCACAAGGAACAGTACCGATCCGGCGGACCGGAGAGAAAGACATTTTACGAGCAAGCTCCGTCAGAAGATTCGGCAGAAAGCCGAGAAGACATGTGAGGAGAGACTCCTCAGGCGGTGGCCATgag CATGCGGTTGTGTTTGTAAATGGAGATCAGTACTATGGAGCAAAGGCCAGCATCAATGTGTGGACGCCACGTGTCACTGATCAGTATGAATTTAGCTTGTCTCAGATTTGGGTTATCTCTGGTTCTTTTGGCCATGATCTCAACACCATTGAAGCTGGATGGCAG gttAGCCCAGAGTTGTATGGAGATAATTACCCAAGATTCTTTACATACTGGACA ACAGATGCATATCAAGCAACTGGATGCTACAACTTGCTTTGCTCTGGATTTGtccaaacaaataataaaattgcAATTGGGGCAGCAATCTCCCCAAGGTCCTCTTATGGTAGCAGACAATTTGACATTGGCTTGATGGTTTGGAAG GATCCAAAGCATGGACATTGGTGGCTAGAATTTGGAAATGGCCTACTGGTTGGATACTGGCCAGCATTCCTGTTCAGTCACCTGAGGAGCCATGCAAGCATGGTGCAATTTGGGGGTGAAATTGTAAACAGCAGATCTAGAGGGTACCACACATCGACACAAATGGGGAGTGGACAATTTGCAGAAGCAGGGTTTGGAAAAGCATCTTATTTCAGAAACTTGCAGGTTGTGGATTGGGATAACAATTTGCTCCCACTAGCAAATCTCCACCTCCAGGCTGATCACCCTAATTGTTATGATATAAGACAGGGAATAAATAATGTGTGGGGAACTTACTTTTACTATGGAGGTCCTGGAAGAAATGTGAGGTGTCCATGA
- the LOC137709761 gene encoding plant UBX domain-containing protein 10-like, producing the protein MREGIRSAAEPSCSGIVRRMVSLPRSLMGGFSRAVGHGRHLIGIGSGRRTQTLPSNFPMQNPEEPLILPEVSASFLTSFEQQYGTMHPFFYACSFMEALKMAEDEHKFLFIYLHSPEHPFTPSFCRETLSSEVVVQFLDANFVSWGAIADGEEGLQMAATLRPTCFPFCAIIAPVAGDNIAVLQQMEGPITPTELVGILQRTVEEQGLAFRSSKAKKAEKIMADRRLREEQDAAYLAALQIDEEKERLKNLPPAVRPHKPAEAPNKASHERLQNHSAKQQHGKTREAAIDPQDPQAARILIRFPNGERREQCFLCTDKLQAVYRYIDSLGVPDIGGNYRLISSFPRKVYGVDQMGITLKDAGLHPRASLFLELV; encoded by the exons ATGAGGGAAGGCATAAGATCGGCAGCGGAGCCCTCTTGCAGTGGGATAGTTCGCCGGATGGTAAGCCTTCCGAGAAGCCTTATGGGAGGATTTTCGAGAGCAGTGGGGCACGGTAGACACCTCATAGGAATAGGATCAGGAAGAAGAACTCAAACCCTGCCATCAAACTTTCCAATGCAGAATCCAGAAGAGCCTCTGATCCTTCCAGAAGTATCGGCTTCTTTTCTAACTAGCTTCGAGCAGCAGTATGGCACCATGCATCCGTTCTTTTATGCGTGTAGTTTTATGGAGGCCTTAAAGATGGCAGAAGATGAGCATAAGTTCTTGTTCATTTATCTCCACTCACCGGAACACCCTTTCACACCGTCTTTCTGTAGGGAGACGCTGTCTTCGGAGGTGGTGGTGCAGTTTCTTGATGCTAACTTTGTTTCCTGGGGAGCAATTGCAGATGGAGAGGAAGGTCTTCAAATGGCTGCAACTCTGCGTCCTACTTGCTTTCCATTCTGTGCTATTATAGCTCCCGTTGCTGGTGATAACATAGCAGTGTTGCAGCAG ATGGAAGGGCCAATTACCCCAACTGAGTTGGTGGGGATTCTGCAGCGGACGGTGGAGGAACAAGGGCTGGCGTTTCGCAGTTCAAAGGCCAAGAAGGCAGAAAAAATAATGGCAGACCGCCGTCTAAGGGAAGAACAAGATGCAGCATATCTTGCAGCTCTACAAATAGACGAG GAAAAGGAGAGACTAAAGAATTTACCTCCAGCTGTTAGACCTCATAAACCAGCAGAAGCCCCAAACAAAGCAAGTCATGAGAGGCTTCAGAACCATTCTGCCAAACAACAGCATGGAAAAACTAGAGAGGCTGCCATTGATCCTCAAGATCCTCAGGCTGCCCGGATACTGATAAGGTTTCCGAACGGCGAAAGACGAGAGCAATGCTTCTTGTGCACAGACAAACTGCAGGCAGTTTACAGATACATTGATTCATTGGGTGTTCCTGATATAGGAGGAAACTACAGATTGATATCAAGCTTCCCAAGAAAAGTGTACGGAGTTGATCAAATGGGGATCACACTCAAGGATGCTGGCCTGCATCCAAGAGCAAGCCTATTTCTTGAACTTGTGTGA
- the LOC137710675 gene encoding uncharacterized protein isoform X1, with protein sequence MELRSICNPLRHLPVLSNCSYQIKSFPIRTFSVRSCRLDVNESHKLQLVVEVKEKLEKDYRSLPVGKNGRDDEDMILWFLKDRKFSVEDAVERLNKAIKWRQEFRVSELSQDSVKGIAETGKAYVHDFLDVNGRPVLIVDASKHLPAVHDPVENEKLCVFLIEKALSALPEGSEEILGIFDLRGFGRENTDLDFITFLFDIFYYYYPKRLGQVLFVEAPFIFKPIWLLAKPLLKSYSSLVRFCSVETVRKEYFTEATVPAKFRD encoded by the exons ATGGAGCTCCGTAGTATCTGTAATCCCCTGCGTCATCTTCCCGTGCTCTCAAATTGTTCCTACCAAATTAAATCCTTCCCAATTCGCACTTTCTCAGTTCGGAGCTGCCGCTTAGACGTCAACGAATCACACAAG TTGCAGCTGGTTGTGGAAGTGAAGGAGAAGCTTGAGAAGGATTATCGAAGTCTTCCTGTAGGGAAAAATGGGAGAGATGATGAGGATATGATCCTCTGGTTTCTCAAGGACCGCAAGTTTTCGGTCGAAGATGCTGTTGAAAGATTAAATAAAGCAATT AAATGGCGTCAAGAATTCAGAGTGTCCGAATTGTCTCAGGATTCAGTGAAGGGTATAGCGGAAACTGGAAAAGCTTATGTACACGACTTTCTCGATGTTAACGGCAGGCCAGTTCTCATAGTGGATGCTTCTAAGCATCTTCCTGCT GTGCATGACCCGGTTGAGAATGAGAAGCTCTGCGTGTTTTTGATTGAGAAGGCGTTGAGTGCCCTTCCAGAAGGGAGCGAAGAAATACTCGGAATCTTCGATCTACGAGGGTTTGGTAGAGAAAATACAGATTTAGATTTCATAACATTTTTG TTTGATATTTTCTACTACTATTATCCAAAGCGATTGGGCCAAGTCCTCTTCGTGGAAGCTCCGTTTATATTCAAGCCAATTTGGCTGCTCGCCAAACCACTGTTAAAATCGTATTCTTCGCTG GTGAGGTTTTGCTCCGTGGAGACCGTCAGGAAGGAGTACTTTACAGAAGCAACGGTGCCAGCTAAATTTAGAGACTGA
- the LOC137710675 gene encoding phosphatidylinositol/phosphatidylcholine transfer protein SFH6-like isoform X3 produces the protein MELRSICNPLRHLPVLSNCSYQIKSFPIRTFSVRSCRLDVNESHKLQLVVEVKEKLEKDYRSLPVGKNGRDDEDMILWFLKDRKFSVEDAVERLNKAIKWRQEFRVSELSQDSVKGIAETGKAYVHDFLDVNGRPVLIVDASKHLPAFDIFYYYYPKRLGQVLFVEAPFIFKPIWLLAKPLLKSYSSLVRFCSVETVRKEYFTEATVPAKFRD, from the exons ATGGAGCTCCGTAGTATCTGTAATCCCCTGCGTCATCTTCCCGTGCTCTCAAATTGTTCCTACCAAATTAAATCCTTCCCAATTCGCACTTTCTCAGTTCGGAGCTGCCGCTTAGACGTCAACGAATCACACAAG TTGCAGCTGGTTGTGGAAGTGAAGGAGAAGCTTGAGAAGGATTATCGAAGTCTTCCTGTAGGGAAAAATGGGAGAGATGATGAGGATATGATCCTCTGGTTTCTCAAGGACCGCAAGTTTTCGGTCGAAGATGCTGTTGAAAGATTAAATAAAGCAATT AAATGGCGTCAAGAATTCAGAGTGTCCGAATTGTCTCAGGATTCAGTGAAGGGTATAGCGGAAACTGGAAAAGCTTATGTACACGACTTTCTCGATGTTAACGGCAGGCCAGTTCTCATAGTGGATGCTTCTAAGCATCTTCCTGCT TTTGATATTTTCTACTACTATTATCCAAAGCGATTGGGCCAAGTCCTCTTCGTGGAAGCTCCGTTTATATTCAAGCCAATTTGGCTGCTCGCCAAACCACTGTTAAAATCGTATTCTTCGCTG GTGAGGTTTTGCTCCGTGGAGACCGTCAGGAAGGAGTACTTTACAGAAGCAACGGTGCCAGCTAAATTTAGAGACTGA
- the LOC137710675 gene encoding uncharacterized protein isoform X2 has product MELRSICNPLRHLPVLSNCSYQIKSFPIRTFSVRSCRLDVNESHKLVVEVKEKLEKDYRSLPVGKNGRDDEDMILWFLKDRKFSVEDAVERLNKAIKWRQEFRVSELSQDSVKGIAETGKAYVHDFLDVNGRPVLIVDASKHLPAVHDPVENEKLCVFLIEKALSALPEGSEEILGIFDLRGFGRENTDLDFITFLFDIFYYYYPKRLGQVLFVEAPFIFKPIWLLAKPLLKSYSSLVRFCSVETVRKEYFTEATVPAKFRD; this is encoded by the exons ATGGAGCTCCGTAGTATCTGTAATCCCCTGCGTCATCTTCCCGTGCTCTCAAATTGTTCCTACCAAATTAAATCCTTCCCAATTCGCACTTTCTCAGTTCGGAGCTGCCGCTTAGACGTCAACGAATCACACAAG CTGGTTGTGGAAGTGAAGGAGAAGCTTGAGAAGGATTATCGAAGTCTTCCTGTAGGGAAAAATGGGAGAGATGATGAGGATATGATCCTCTGGTTTCTCAAGGACCGCAAGTTTTCGGTCGAAGATGCTGTTGAAAGATTAAATAAAGCAATT AAATGGCGTCAAGAATTCAGAGTGTCCGAATTGTCTCAGGATTCAGTGAAGGGTATAGCGGAAACTGGAAAAGCTTATGTACACGACTTTCTCGATGTTAACGGCAGGCCAGTTCTCATAGTGGATGCTTCTAAGCATCTTCCTGCT GTGCATGACCCGGTTGAGAATGAGAAGCTCTGCGTGTTTTTGATTGAGAAGGCGTTGAGTGCCCTTCCAGAAGGGAGCGAAGAAATACTCGGAATCTTCGATCTACGAGGGTTTGGTAGAGAAAATACAGATTTAGATTTCATAACATTTTTG TTTGATATTTTCTACTACTATTATCCAAAGCGATTGGGCCAAGTCCTCTTCGTGGAAGCTCCGTTTATATTCAAGCCAATTTGGCTGCTCGCCAAACCACTGTTAAAATCGTATTCTTCGCTG GTGAGGTTTTGCTCCGTGGAGACCGTCAGGAAGGAGTACTTTACAGAAGCAACGGTGCCAGCTAAATTTAGAGACTGA
- the LOC137710674 gene encoding probable apyrase 7, translating into MEPKSPSKLKLSIMGSTQYKQAFKTSIVIIVIMLLFFGAYFGFNSTKGRSASKRSYFTVVVDCGSTGTRVNVYEWLVTGVSGKELPTLLYSYPDNSTKGMVFKSCKYHCLQTEPGLDKFVGNLSGVRASLEPLITLAEHKVPSERRRETPIFVLATAGLRRLAVEDSRQVLDDIESVLKACSFLYKNSWIRVLSGKEEAYYGWVALNYKSRSFQNPSRSPTLGLLDLGGSSLQVVVETDGAREDANLLRSKFGYVEHEILAYSLSEFGLNEAFDRTVAMLSQRRESAAGVLEIRHPCLRTDVVQNYTCYGCVRQNGADQKNVIGQLQETKFPSVHLVGAPDWEQCRTLARAAAINSSTSDAEQRTRSCSDNGNEMVNLTAVVHPTARFHALSGFFAVYDKLNLSGRATLPKIWEKGQQLCSKSWSDQTSISQNGYFAWQYCCRVPYMASLVEDALCLGDKTIVFGPPDVTWTLGAALVEGEYLWSSTIRSRTSILTLNMEVASSPIFVLVLLLFLLLVVYCSQVKLPMIGKKGAARASLPVREQKMMD; encoded by the exons ATGGAACCCAAATCTCCTTCAAAACTTAAGCTCTCAATCATGGGATCTACTCAATATAAACAGGCATTTAAAACAAGTATTGTGATCATAGTTATAATGCTCTTGTTCTTTGGTGCGTATTTCGGATTTAACTCCACGAAAGGCCGTAGTGCATCTAAGAGGTCATACTTTACTGTGGTGGTTGATTGTGGAAGCACGGGTACCCGAGTTAATGTGTACGAGTGGCTGGTAACGGGTGTTAGTGGTAAGGAATTGCCTACATTGTTGTACTCTTATCCGGATAATTCAACTAAGGGTATGGTTTTCAAGAGCTGTAAGTATCACTGTCTGCAAACTGAGCCTGGTTTGGATAAATTTGTTGGAAACTTGTCAGGAGTAAGAGCGTCTTTGGAACCACTAATTACATTGGCTGAACATAAGGTTCCTTCCGAAAGACGCAGAGAGACTCCTATTTTTGTTCTAGCTACTGCTGGATTAAGGAGATTGGCAGTGGAGGATTCTAGGCAGGTCTTAGATGATATCGAATCCGTCCTAAAAGCATGTTCTTTTTTGTACAAAAATAGTTGGATTAGGGTGTTGAGTGGCAAAGAAGAAGCTTATTATGGTTGGGTTGCTCTAAATTATAAAAGCCGTAGTTTTCAGAATCCTTCAAGGTCGCCCACTTTGGGACTTCTTGACTTGGGAGGTTCATCGTTGCAGGTTGTAGTGGAAACTGATGGTGCAAGAGAAGATGCAAACTTGCTGAGATCAAAATTTGGCTATGTTGAACACGAGATTTTAGCCTACTCCTTGTCAGAATTCGGATTAAATGAAGCATTTGATCGGACAGTTGCTATGCTGAGCCAACGCAGAGAAAGTGCTGCAGGTGTATTAGAGATCAGACATCCTTGTCTTCGTACTGATGTGGTCCAAAACTATACATGCTATGGTTGTGTCCGACAAAATGGTGCTGATCAGAAAAATGTCATTGGCCAATTGCAAGAAACTAAATTTCCTTCAGTGCATCTGGTAGGAGCACCGGATTGGGAGCAATGCAGAACACTTGCTAGGGCTGCTGCTATCAATTCAAGCACATCTGACGCAGAACAAAGAACAAGGTCATGTTCTGATAATGGCAA TGAAATGGTCAATTTGACAGCCGTTGTTCACCCCACAGCTCGCTTTCACGCCTTATCTGGATTTTTCGCTGTTTATGACAAGTTGAATTTGAGTGGCCGAGCCACCTTGCCCAAGATATGGGAGAAAGGCCAGCAACTATGCTCCAAATCATGGTCTGACCAAACCAGCATCTCACAAAATGGTTATTTTGCTTGGCAATATTGTTGTCGGGTACCTTACATGGCATCACTCGTTGAGGATGCTCTGTGTCTTGGTGACAAAACAATCGTTTTTGGTCCTCCAGACGTTACTTGGACATTAGGAGCTGCCCTGGTCGAAGGAGAGTATTTATGGTCGAGTACAATTCGATCTCGGACTAGCATTTTGACCCTAAACATGGAGGTTGCATCCTCTCCCATTTTTGTACTTGTtttacttctttttcttctgttgGTTGTGTATTGTAGTCAAGTCAAGCTGCCCATGATCGGCAAGAAGGGTGCAGCTAGGGCATCTTTGCCAGTAAGAGAACAGAAGATGATGGATTAG